The DNA region TTCTTTCTAGCAACAATGTCGGAGCAGGCTGTACTTTCGCCTCTAGTATTGCAAGTCAGTTACTGCTGGGAAGAAGCCCACTTGAGGCAGTTCGTTTATCAAAGGACTTTGTTTTCCGTGCTATCGAAACTTCAGATGACTATGGAGTGGTGCAGTATGAGAAGTAAAAAGATAAGGATAATGGTCTTGCTATCTCTTTTGATAGCCCTAAGTTTAGCTCTGGCACATGTTTATATGCCGACACCAAATGGTTTCACTTCACTTTTAGATGTAGGAATCTACTTCACAGCCTTCTATCTCGGTAAGAAGGAAGGAGTCATTGTAGGCAGCTTATCAGGACTATTGATTGATTTCTTGTTAGGCTATCCTCAATGGGCCTTCTTCAGCTTGCTTTTTCACGGAGCGCAAGGCTATTTTGCGGGGTGGACAGGCAAGCAACGCTATCTTGGTATCTTCTTAGCTAGTCTTTCCATGGTTGGGGGATATTTTGCAGCCTCAAGTCTTCTGTATAATGTAGCCACTGCAATCAAAGACGTTCCAGCTAACTTCTTGCAAAACACAGTCGGTCTAGTGCTTGGCTACATCTTGGCTCAAGCGGTAGAGAGAATAGGAGTGATCCGTCATGTCACTAAAG from Streptococcus ruminantium includes:
- a CDS encoding ECF transporter S component encodes the protein MRSKKIRIMVLLSLLIALSLALAHVYMPTPNGFTSLLDVGIYFTAFYLGKKEGVIVGSLSGLLIDFLLGYPQWAFFSLLFHGAQGYFAGWTGKQRYLGIFLASLSMVGGYFAASSLLYNVATAIKDVPANFLQNTVGLVLGYILAQAVERIGVIRHVTKGN